A window of the Thermodesulforhabdus norvegica genome harbors these coding sequences:
- the dsrB gene encoding dissimilatory-type sulfite reductase subunit beta has product MPFDPKDIMKDRLTDIGPPKYDKFFPPIVKKNYGKWKYHEIIQPGVLVHVSETGDELYSVRVGTPRLVSVDYIREVCDIADKYCDGYVRWTTRNNIEFLVSDKSKLQPLIDDLKSRGNWFPIGGTGASVTNIVHTQGWVHCHTPAIDASGIVKAVMDELFEYFGSHKLPAQVRISLACCLNMCGAVHCSDIAILGVHRKPPFIEHERVQNVCEIPLVIAACPTAAIKPKKVEIDGKEYKSVEINNARCMFCGNCYTMCPALPIADGDGDGIALWVGGKVSNSRVPPMFSKLAVPYIPNEPPRWPTVVQAVKKILETYASDARRYERIGEWINRIGWEKFFEKTGIEFRHEHIDDYRLAMTTWRTTTQFKW; this is encoded by the coding sequence ATGCCTTTCGATCCCAAGGATATAATGAAGGATCGTTTAACCGACATTGGTCCCCCGAAGTATGATAAGTTCTTCCCGCCGATAGTGAAGAAGAACTACGGGAAGTGGAAATATCATGAGATCATTCAGCCCGGGGTGCTCGTACATGTATCGGAGACGGGTGATGAACTCTATTCTGTCCGCGTAGGAACGCCTCGACTCGTAAGTGTTGACTACATCAGGGAAGTTTGCGACATCGCCGATAAGTACTGCGATGGCTATGTCCGCTGGACGACCCGAAACAACATTGAGTTCCTCGTAAGCGACAAGTCCAAACTGCAACCGCTTATTGATGATCTCAAAAGCCGCGGCAACTGGTTCCCCATTGGCGGTACCGGTGCCTCTGTTACCAACATAGTACACACTCAGGGATGGGTACACTGCCACACCCCCGCTATTGACGCATCGGGTATCGTAAAGGCTGTTATGGATGAACTATTCGAGTATTTCGGGTCCCACAAGCTTCCCGCTCAGGTTCGCATCTCTCTTGCCTGCTGCCTTAACATGTGCGGTGCCGTCCACTGCTCGGACATTGCCATTCTGGGTGTCCACAGGAAGCCGCCCTTCATCGAGCACGAACGCGTTCAGAACGTCTGCGAAATCCCCCTGGTTATAGCAGCATGTCCAACAGCGGCAATTAAGCCCAAGAAGGTCGAGATAGACGGTAAGGAATACAAGAGTGTCGAGATCAACAATGCCCGGTGCATGTTCTGCGGAAACTGCTACACCATGTGTCCTGCCCTTCCCATTGCCGACGGCGACGGAGACGGTATTGCTTTGTGGGTGGGCGGAAAGGTTTCCAACAGCCGAGTACCTCCTATGTTCTCCAAGCTGGCCGTTCCCTACATCCCCAATGAGCCTCCACGTTGGCCGACTGTTGTGCAAGCCGTAAAGAAGATCCTGGAAACTTACGCCTCCGATGCCCGTCGTTATGAACGCATCGGCGAATGGATTAACCGGATAGGCTGGGAAAAGTTCTTTGAGAAGACGGGAATTGAGTTCCGTCACGAGCACATTGACGATTATCGTCTGGCCATGACCACATGGCGAACGACAACCCAGTTCAAGTGGTAA
- the dsrA gene encoding dissimilatory-type sulfite reductase subunit alpha: protein MALKHQTPMLDELTKGPWPSFVADIKRVAERKPQCDDLLGLLELSYKDKEGHWKHGGIVGVFGYGGGVIGRYCDRPDLFPNVAHFHTMRVNQPASKFYTTDVLRKLCDIWEEKGSGLFNFHGSTGDIILLGTTTDQLEPVFYDLTHELGMDLGGSGSNMRTPSCCVGRARCEWSCLDTQDITYDITMRYQDELHRPMFPYKFKFKVSGCPNDCVAAIARADCSIIGTWRDNIRIDQEAVRAYVAGELVPNGGAHGFEKRPLDIQAEVIDKCPTRCMEWDGKNLKIWDEDCVRCMHCINVMPRALRPGEDVGATILVGAKAPILEGAQLSSVIIPFMKMEPPYEEFHEFVEKMWDWWMEHGKNRERLGELIQRLGLREFLKAVGVKPDPRMINTPRYNPYIFYDPADVPGGWERDPVAYRQRHQP from the coding sequence ATGGCGTTAAAACACCAGACCCCCATGCTCGATGAACTGACCAAGGGGCCGTGGCCGAGTTTTGTTGCCGACATCAAGAGAGTGGCGGAAAGGAAGCCGCAATGTGACGATCTCCTGGGACTTCTCGAGCTTTCTTACAAAGACAAGGAAGGCCACTGGAAGCACGGCGGAATAGTCGGTGTTTTCGGTTACGGCGGCGGCGTTATCGGACGATACTGCGACAGACCCGACCTGTTTCCCAATGTTGCCCATTTCCACACGATGCGTGTTAATCAGCCGGCAAGCAAGTTTTACACTACCGACGTCCTCAGAAAGCTTTGCGACATCTGGGAAGAAAAGGGAAGCGGGCTTTTCAATTTCCATGGTTCCACCGGAGACATCATTCTTCTGGGAACCACGACGGATCAGCTGGAGCCGGTGTTCTACGATCTGACCCATGAACTGGGAATGGACCTTGGCGGTTCGGGTTCCAACATGAGAACTCCATCCTGCTGTGTCGGAAGGGCACGCTGCGAGTGGTCCTGCCTTGATACCCAGGACATAACCTATGACATTACCATGAGGTATCAGGACGAGTTGCATCGTCCAATGTTCCCTTACAAGTTCAAGTTCAAGGTGTCGGGATGTCCCAATGATTGTGTTGCCGCCATAGCAAGAGCGGACTGCTCGATAATCGGAACGTGGCGGGACAACATAAGGATCGACCAGGAAGCCGTGCGTGCCTACGTTGCCGGTGAGCTTGTGCCCAACGGCGGTGCTCACGGATTCGAGAAAAGACCTCTTGACATACAGGCGGAAGTAATCGACAAGTGCCCCACCCGCTGCATGGAATGGGACGGCAAGAACCTGAAGATCTGGGATGAAGATTGTGTAAGGTGTATGCACTGCATCAACGTAATGCCCAGAGCTCTTCGTCCCGGCGAAGACGTGGGAGCAACAATTCTGGTCGGCGCCAAAGCACCGATCCTTGAAGGAGCCCAGCTTTCCAGCGTGATTATCCCCTTCATGAAGATGGAGCCTCCTTATGAGGAATTCCACGAATTCGTCGAAAAGATGTGGGATTGGTGGATGGAGCACGGCAAGAACCGTGAGCGACTCGGTGAATTGATCCAGCGGCTGGGCCTGCGTGAATTCCTCAAGGCTGTGGGCGTTAAACCCGATCCGAGGATGATCAATACTCCGAGGTACAATCCTTACATCTTCTACGATCCGGCGGATGTGCCCGGCGGTTGGGAGCGCGACCCTGTTGCTTATCGCCAGCGTCATCAGCCGTAA
- a CDS encoding dissimilatory sulfite reductase D family protein, with the protein MSEEAKQKILDWMKQQKKTKHYFNDLCKAVPELSMRQAKKIINELVSEGKLRYWTSGSTTMYMLPGVDDVKDEEEKMV; encoded by the coding sequence ATGAGTGAAGAAGCAAAACAAAAGATTCTGGATTGGATGAAACAGCAGAAGAAAACGAAGCATTATTTCAACGACCTCTGCAAAGCCGTTCCCGAGCTCAGCATGCGTCAGGCAAAAAAGATTATCAACGAGCTGGTTAGTGAAGGTAAGCTCCGCTACTGGACCAGCGGTAGCACGACAATGTATATGTTGCCCGGGGTGGATGATGTAAAGGATGAAGAAGAGAAGATGGTTTAA
- a CDS encoding tetratricopeptide repeat protein, whose product MTRAPVDQDMKDLEKYIKFLKERLFFEPDSGVLHYNLGVAYLRKGLREEALSEFKQAVQCDPRLAQAYVNMAGIYLQQGDFERCIEYNLKALEVDENLPMAYNNLGFVYLRTNQYEKAVEACKKAVQLMPQLFQAHHNLGLAYFHLDKLDAAKEAFLKSLEAKPDFAPAYFHLSLVCDRMGLEDEARNYRQKAISLGYPVDSEQDL is encoded by the coding sequence ATGACCAGAGCGCCTGTTGACCAGGATATGAAGGACCTGGAGAAGTACATAAAGTTTCTGAAGGAGAGGCTTTTTTTTGAACCCGACTCGGGTGTGCTTCATTATAACCTTGGGGTAGCCTATTTGAGAAAGGGGCTTCGGGAAGAGGCCCTTTCGGAATTCAAACAGGCCGTCCAATGCGACCCCCGCCTGGCTCAGGCCTACGTTAATATGGCCGGTATATACCTTCAGCAGGGAGATTTCGAAAGGTGTATAGAATACAACCTAAAGGCCCTGGAAGTGGATGAAAATCTGCCGATGGCGTACAACAACCTTGGTTTCGTTTATCTCCGAACGAACCAGTACGAAAAAGCCGTTGAAGCCTGTAAGAAGGCCGTTCAGCTCATGCCTCAACTCTTTCAGGCCCATCACAATCTGGGACTTGCTTACTTTCATCTGGATAAACTGGATGCTGCAAAAGAAGCCTTTTTGAAAAGTCTTGAGGCAAAACCCGATTTTGCTCCTGCCTACTTTCATCTGAGTCTTGTTTGCGACAGGATGGGCCTGGAAGACGAGGCGAGAAATTACAGGCAGAAAGCAATTTCCCTTGGGTACCCGGTGGACTCCGAGCAGGATTTATGA
- a CDS encoding FKBP-type peptidyl-prolyl cis-trans isomerase, translating into MKEIAKDTFVVIEYRVRLKDGTYVKGEVEPVSMNFVVGYDQVMHSLERRLLGMKEGEEAEFEIPCEEAFGPYRHELVKFRSYEEFPEGRNLEQGRWVVAKDSRTKASYGYYVKEKRADGVVLDFNHPLAGQSLIYWVKVVKVRPAFRDELEYLRPCEFGGSGSS; encoded by the coding sequence ATGAAGGAGATAGCGAAGGATACCTTTGTGGTGATTGAATATCGAGTGCGCCTTAAGGACGGTACTTACGTGAAAGGAGAGGTAGAGCCGGTTTCCATGAATTTCGTCGTGGGTTATGATCAGGTAATGCATTCTCTGGAGCGAAGGCTTCTGGGTATGAAGGAAGGGGAAGAGGCGGAGTTTGAGATACCCTGTGAAGAGGCCTTCGGGCCTTATCGGCACGAGCTGGTAAAGTTTCGTTCCTATGAAGAATTCCCCGAAGGCCGTAACCTTGAGCAAGGGCGGTGGGTGGTTGCGAAGGATTCCCGAACGAAGGCAAGTTATGGGTATTATGTTAAAGAGAAAAGGGCTGACGGAGTGGTTTTGGATTTCAACCACCCCTTGGCCGGTCAGAGCCTGATATACTGGGTGAAGGTGGTCAAGGTGAGGCCGGCATTCCGTGACGAGCTGGAGTACCTGAGACCCTGTGAATTTGGCGGATCGGGGTCTTCATGA